A stretch of DNA from Spirochaetota bacterium:
GTCCTTCGTGTCCACGGAGCCGACCAACAGGGGGCTCATGGAAGTGCTCAACCGGTATATCTGCCAGGCGACCGTGCAATCTAATTTCGTGACCGTGTGCATGTACAGCATCGACAAGGAGACGCTCGAAATCCGGTACGTGAGCGCGGGCCACGTGTCGCCGCTTCTCTATCGCAGGGCGACCGGAGAATGTGAGGAGCTCGATGCGCGGGGGAGGGCGCTCGGCTGGCAGGAAAGCGTGCACGCTGAAGAGAAATCGACCCGGCTCGCGGCGGGGGACCGCCTGCTCTTCTACACGGACGGCGTGACCGAGTGCCGGGACGGCGGCGGCGGATTTTTCGGGGCCGACAGGCTCCGCGCATTCGTGCGCGGCTGCGCGCATCTCCCGGCCCAGGAGTGCGCGCTCTCTCTCATGCGTACCCTTCGCGACTTCACGGGAAGAGAAGAATTCGAGGACGATGTCACGTTCGTGGTGGTGGACATTTTATCGAGCGCCGACGGGCCCGGCGGCGGGCCGTGAAAATTCCCGGAGCGCCCGTTCATTTTCGAATCTCGCACAACGCGATTGCCTGTTCCCACACCTCGCGGGAAAACACCGGATCGGCGGCAAGGGGCTTGAGCGCGCGCCGGGCGAACCTCTCGAAGTAGGCGCCGGTGACCCCCGCGTAGCGCTGGTCGGTCGCGAGCGCCACGGGCGCCGCCGCCCCTTTCTCGGGGCTCAGCCAGAGCCTCTTGAACGCCCCCAGTATCGCCCCCCTGATCCCGCCGATATCCGCGCCCAGTCCCGTTTTCACGACTCCCGGGTGGACCGCGTTGATCGTCACCCCCTTGTCCCTCCAGCGCTCCGCAAAGGCCATCGTCGCGACCAGGTTGAGAAGCTTTGTGGTCGCGTAGGTCTTCATGAGGCTGAAGTTCTCCCCCGACGCCGAACGCCCGCAGTCCTTCCTTCCGAGCACGTACAGCCCCGCGGACACCTGGACGACCCGGCACCGGTTCTTTATGAACAAATCCTCCAGCAGACGGTTCAGCAGGAACGGGCCCAGGTGGTTCGTGGCGAAGGATTGCTCGAGACCGTCCTCATTGATCACTTTTTCGACCGGCCACATTCCCGCGTTATGGACGAAGGCGCAGAAATCGGGGCTCTCCGCGCGTATCCGTGCGGCCGC
This window harbors:
- a CDS encoding SDR family NAD(P)-dependent oxidoreductase encodes the protein MNRRILITGGNRGIGAAIAESLRRQEYEVVIVCRDRNSSMDFIRRMDGKGLAGIRFIEGDLGSMKSARAAAARIRAESPDFCAFVHNAGMWPVEKVINEDGLEQSFATNHLGPFLLNRLLEDLFIKNRCRVVQVSAGLYVLGRKDCGRSASGENFSLMKTYATTKLLNLVATMAFAERWRDKGVTINAVHPGVVKTGLGADIGGIRGAILGAFKRLWLSPEKGAAAPVALATDQRYAGVTGAYFERFARRALKPLAADPVFSREVWEQAIALCEIRK